The Penaeus monodon isolate SGIC_2016 chromosome 33, NSTDA_Pmon_1, whole genome shotgun sequence genome includes a window with the following:
- the LOC119594242 gene encoding telomere zinc finger-associated protein-like, which yields MARAPRGPAACPVCLKVLSNKYNLRTHMEDKHSPLQHVFPCPICQHVYKTRNSLHNHFSMRHRGLKMPKILVQCNGHTVVVIAGVGGVLVDNKPKWQCPVCYKLLSTRSNLKIHVQDKHSSLQHAFPCPVCGHVYKTRNSLHNHMSIRHRGAPRARLEDEREDEVVVLAVARPGPVWPKWPVWSVLPCRSRQACRPGWPVGGHRGAACPGHEGSVACA from the exons ATGGCGAGGGCTCCCAGG GGCCCCGCCGCGTGCCCCGTGTGTCTCAAGGTGCTGTCCAACAAGTACAACCTCCGCACACACATGGAGGACAAGCACTCCCCGCTGCAGCACGTGTTCCCCTGCCCCATCTGCCAGCATGTCTACAAGACCCGCAACTCGCTCCACAACCATTTCTCCAtgcgccaccgcggccttaagatGCCCAAGAT TCTCGTGCAA TGTAACGGGCACACTGTTGTTGTCATTGCAGGCGTGGGCGGGGTACTGGTAGACAACAAGCCTAAGTGGCAGTGCCCCGTGTGCTACAAGTTACTGAGCACGAGGTCCAACTTAAAGATCCACGTGCAGGACAAGCACTCCTCGCTGCAGCACGCCTTCCCCTGCCCCGTGTGCGGCCACGTGTACAAGACGCGAAACTCCCTGCACAACCACATGAGCATCCGGCACCGCGGG GCTCCCCGGGCCCGCCTGGAGGACGAGcgcgaggacgaggtggtggtgttggcggTGGCGCGGCCGGGGCCCGTGTGGCCCAAGTGGCCCGTGTGGTCCGTGTTGCCTTGCAGGAGCCGCCAAGCCTGCCGCCCCGGGTGGCCCGTCGGCGGGCACCGGGGCGCCGCCTGCCCAGGGCACGAAGGCAGTGTCGCGTGTGCCTAG